AGCGCCCGGCCGGCACCGTGTACGCCTGGGTCGAATCGTTCCTCCTCCCGGAAACGAGCAAGGACGAGGGCTGGAGCACGGACCTGAAGGAGACCATCGATACGGCGCGCAAGAGCGGGCGCCCCATCTTCCTGGACTTCACCGGCGAGACGTGTACGAACTGCAAGTACAACGAGCACTCGGTGTTCCCGCAACCCGCGGTGCGCGAGGAGATGCAGAACTTCGAGAAGGTCCAACTCTACACCGATTGGCTCCCGGCCGCGTCGTACACGTCCGATCCGGGATTAGCGGCTCGTAAGGCCGAGGCGCGGGTCAATCGCGACTTCCAGACCGAGGTCTTCAAGGACATTAAGCTCCCGCTCTACGCGGTGCTCGTGCCGCAGGCCGACGGAAAGTTGAAACTGATCGGCACATACGAAGAGGGGAAGATCAACGACCCGGCGCAGTTCGCGGCATTCCTGAAGGACTCGTTGGAGAAGGCAAAGAAGTAAGAGGCTGATAGGCTGATAGTATTCACCGCCGAGGGCACGAGAGGGCGCGGAGAAAAGCAAAGACCTGAGTAACTTACCTCAAGGTCTTTGCTTTTCTCCGCGCCCTCTCGTGCCCTCGGCGGTTAAACGCTTTTGCGAATCGCGTTTCGGTTATTCCTCCCCGCGCCGCTTCCACACGCGGAGCAGGTTCGCGAAGTCGTCGCGCCAGATGGGGCCGTCTACTAGATCAACGGGATCCCACTGAATGAACGACTTCTTGGCGTGAGTTTTGTTGAAGTTGAGAACCGGTGCGAGGTCGCTTTCCGAGCGCGCCAGCAGCATCCACTGCGACTCGGTCTTGCCGTCTTCGGGCTCGCCGTCGAGGGGCACGTCGTGACAGTAGCGAGTGGCCAGCGACGGGCTGTGGTCGTCGGCTAATCGGCGGATGAGGGGCGGCAGGTTCAGGTGCGCGTTCGAGACGTGTAGGGCGATGATCCCGTTGGGCGCGAGTTTCGACATGTAAAGTGCGATGGCCTCGCGCGTGAGCAGGTGAACGGGGATCGCGTCGGAACAGAATCCATCAAGGATAATGACGTCGAACGCGCCGTCCGGGGCACGGTTCAGGTGCCGGCGGGCGTCGCCGAGGATCACGTCGCACGACCCGCGGCAATCCGACAGGAACCGGAAGTATTGCTTGTCGTTAGCGATGCGCACGACCGCCGGGTCGATTTCATAGAAGGTCCACTTCTGACCGGGTTGCGCATACGACGCCACGGCTCCCGTCCCCAATCCCACCACCGCGACGTTATTCACCCGCTCCCGGGGCAGCGCGTCGAACAGGTTACCGACCGGTCCCTTTTGGTGGTAGTACGTCATCGGGCGCGGCTGGCCGGGTTCGTCCGCGCGCTGCTGCCCGTGAAGTGTGGTGCCGTGAATCAACTTGATGAACTTTCCGTCCCGCGTCACGCGGATCACGCCGAAGAAGTTCCGCTCTTTATGGAGTGTCTCGCCGAACAGTCCCGTGTCGAAGGCGCCCGCGAGCAGAATTGCCGCGAGCGCGAGGGAGTAGCGGGCCGGTTTGCGGATCAGCGCGAACGCGGCGACGCCCGGAATCCCGAACATCAGCCCCCCGCGGAGCAGGCGCTGGGCGACGGCGTCGGGCGCGCTCTGTTCCACGGGCATCTTCAAGAACTGCTGCACCGTGAGCACCAACCCGACCGAAAGGCCGAGCAGCACCAGCACGAGCACGACGTCGGGGACACGCAGCTTCCCTTCCTGCTCGTCGTCGTGCGGACGGATGGCCCCGGCCAGCACGAGGGCCAGCGGGTACTCCACCATCCCGAGTGACGAAAACAGGAGCGGCGCGATCAGGGCGTTAAACAGCCCGCCGAGGACGCCCCCGAACGAGAGCCAGAAATAGAACGCGGTCAGGTACTCGGCGGGCGGGCGGTCCTTGGCCAGTTCGCCGTGGCACACGAGGCAGACGCCGAAGAACGCCGCCATGTGTAGCAGCACGACCAGGGCCAGTGGTTCGGCCGCGTTCAGCAAGAGCGTGAGCACGACGAACAGGAGCAGCATCGGTGTCACCCGACCGACGACGCGGTGTACGCCGTCCGGCCACCGGGCGAACACCAGAATGAAGCTCATGAGGTACAGTGCCAGTGGCGCCACCCACAAGAGCGGGACCGGCGCGAGGTCGGTCGAAATGTGCGTGGTCACCCCGAGCAACAAACTCGACGGCAGCGTGGCGAGAACGACCCAGCGCCCGATCCTTCGGGCCGAAACGGGAAACACGGACGTGGGGGGGGCAAGTTCCGACCCCAGAGCCTCCGGCACGTCCCCTTTTGGTTCCGCGCTCGGGGCCGGGCGCTCCCCGTTCCTGATGACGGTGAGCGCGCACGCCACTACCAGCGCCACGTACCCGAGCACGCCGCCCGCGAACACCCACTGCTGGTCCTGGAGCGTGAGCCGCGGTTCGATCAAGAGCGGGTACGCGAGGAGCCCGAGTAGGCTGCCGGCGTTACTCGCCGCGTAGAGGAAATAGGGGTCTTTGGCGGCCGGGTGGCCGGTCGTGGCGAACCACCGTTGGAGCAGTGGGGACGTGGTGGACAGCACAAAGAACGGCACGCCGATGGAAATCCAGACGACAACGCCGAGTCGCGCGACCATCAGGAGCAACGAGTCCTGGTCGTCCGGTAGCATGGAGGGGACGACCGCGACCGGCGAACCCGTGTACGCGATCGCCGCCTTGAACGACACGATGACCGCCGCGAGCAACAACAGGTGAAACACGGCCTGCCGGCGGACGCCGAACTTCCCGGTGCTGCGGTGCGCGTAGAGATAACCGCCGAGGAGCACGATTTGGAAGAACACCATACAGGTGTTCCACACCCCGGGCGTACCCCCGACGAGCGGTAAGAGCAGCTTGCCGACGAGTGGTTGCACGAGGAACAGCAGGGCTGCGCCTACGAACAGAGTCGTCGCGTATAGAACGGCGAGCAATCGCGACCTCCGCGAAGGGCGGTGGACCCTCGGAGCGGT
The Gemmata palustris DNA segment above includes these coding regions:
- a CDS encoding spermidine synthase, with amino-acid sequence MLAVLYATTLFVGAALLFLVQPLVGKLLLPLVGGTPGVWNTCMVFFQIVLLGGYLYAHRSTGKFGVRRQAVFHLLLLAAVIVSFKAAIAYTGSPVAVVPSMLPDDQDSLLLMVARLGVVVWISIGVPFFVLSTTSPLLQRWFATTGHPAAKDPYFLYAASNAGSLLGLLAYPLLIEPRLTLQDQQWVFAGGVLGYVALVVACALTVIRNGERPAPSAEPKGDVPEALGSELAPPTSVFPVSARRIGRWVVLATLPSSLLLGVTTHISTDLAPVPLLWVAPLALYLMSFILVFARWPDGVHRVVGRVTPMLLLFVVLTLLLNAAEPLALVVLLHMAAFFGVCLVCHGELAKDRPPAEYLTAFYFWLSFGGVLGGLFNALIAPLLFSSLGMVEYPLALVLAGAIRPHDDEQEGKLRVPDVVLVLVLLGLSVGLVLTVQQFLKMPVEQSAPDAVAQRLLRGGLMFGIPGVAAFALIRKPARYSLALAAILLAGAFDTGLFGETLHKERNFFGVIRVTRDGKFIKLIHGTTLHGQQRADEPGQPRPMTYYHQKGPVGNLFDALPRERVNNVAVVGLGTGAVASYAQPGQKWTFYEIDPAVVRIANDKQYFRFLSDCRGSCDVILGDARRHLNRAPDGAFDVIILDGFCSDAIPVHLLTREAIALYMSKLAPNGIIALHVSNAHLNLPPLIRRLADDHSPSLATRYCHDVPLDGEPEDGKTESQWMLLARSESDLAPVLNFNKTHAKKSFIQWDPVDLVDGPIWRDDFANLLRVWKRRGEE